A portion of the Eubacterium maltosivorans genome contains these proteins:
- a CDS encoding alcohol dehydrogenase — MKSEKMMKGLVCHKDGTIELLDVPVPGLVEDTDAIVRVSLSTICTSDLHIMHGAVPRAIPEKVLGHEFVGEVIEVGKGVKKLKSGVRVAANCITFCGECGYCRWGFINNCEKGGWELGCRIDGCQAEYVRVPFADMGLTKIPDSVTDKEALLLGDILSSGYFGAELCEIKPGDTIAVIGAGPVGLCAMSCARLFGAARIIALDIQDERLKLAVEQGLADETVNPSAEDAEMAVKGLTDGRGADGVVEAAGGENTFELAWKLARPNGVVALVAMYGKAQTLPLEKMYGKNLIFKTGGVDAVHCERIMKLIEAGRINTEFLITHEAPLNDILEGYRIFENKLDHCIKWAVTPYQR; from the coding sequence ATGAAATCAGAAAAAATGATGAAAGGGCTTGTCTGCCATAAGGACGGCACCATCGAGCTTTTGGATGTGCCGGTTCCGGGGCTTGTGGAAGATACAGACGCCATTGTCCGCGTATCACTCTCAACAATTTGTACCAGCGATCTTCATATCATGCATGGAGCAGTTCCGAGAGCCATACCAGAAAAAGTGCTCGGCCACGAATTTGTAGGTGAAGTCATCGAAGTGGGAAAGGGCGTTAAAAAGCTAAAGTCGGGAGTGCGCGTTGCCGCCAATTGTATTACCTTTTGTGGCGAATGTGGGTACTGCCGGTGGGGCTTTATCAATAACTGTGAAAAAGGAGGCTGGGAGCTTGGATGTCGGATTGATGGCTGCCAGGCAGAATATGTAAGAGTCCCCTTTGCGGATATGGGACTGACTAAAATACCAGATTCTGTCACTGACAAAGAGGCACTGCTGTTGGGGGATATTTTATCAAGCGGCTACTTTGGCGCAGAGCTCTGCGAGATTAAACCTGGTGATACCATTGCTGTTATCGGAGCCGGACCAGTGGGGCTCTGTGCTATGAGCTGCGCGCGCCTGTTTGGCGCGGCCCGGATTATCGCATTGGATATTCAGGATGAACGTCTGAAATTAGCGGTAGAGCAGGGATTAGCAGACGAAACAGTCAACCCATCAGCAGAAGATGCCGAGATGGCGGTCAAGGGCTTAACGGATGGCCGTGGTGCAGACGGCGTGGTTGAGGCGGCTGGCGGTGAGAACACCTTTGAGCTGGCCTGGAAACTCGCGAGGCCTAACGGTGTTGTCGCCCTGGTTGCCATGTACGGAAAGGCCCAGACACTTCCACTTGAAAAAATGTATGGAAAGAATCTGATTTTTAAAACCGGCGGTGTGGACGCTGTCCACTGTGAGCGCATTATGAAGCTTATTGAGGCGGGGCGCATCAATACAGAATTTCTCATAACGCACGAGGCTCCTCTTAATGATATTTTAGAGGGCTACCGTATATTTGAGAATAAGCTGGATCACTGCATTAAATGGGCAGTAACACCTTATCAACGATAG
- a CDS encoding alpha-amylase family glycosyl hydrolase gives MKKKALLKNKKGLSDFADGYLYFGFHKKADGWVYREWAPNAQSVFLIGDFNGWDRTATPLKPLGSGNWEVFLPGEKSLTHGSRVKVHIKTEGRSFDRVPLYCKRVVQDKNTFAFDGQVWNPAQPYRWREKTFHPDQSVPPLIYEAHIGIAGEAPEVSTFNEFTQNILPHIAGLGYNAIQLMAIMEHPYYASFGYQVSNFFAVSSRFGTPEDLKALIDTAHRLGIAVILDLVHSHASRNVLDGIGEFDGTDYQFFHAGLEGDHPAWGSKVFNYDKPEVLHFLLSNIKFWLDEYHFDGFRFDGVTSMLYHNHGLGINFDSYDQYFSPNTDMAGLTYLQMASSLAKEIKPDCFLIAEDMSGFPGMALPVSLGGLGFDYRLGMGLPDFWIHTLRDVNDEDWDLKTLWHELTQRRPGEKVIGYAESHDQAIVGDKTIMFWLAGQDMYNDMNVFNQNPVIERAMALHKMIRLITCTCAGEGYMNFMGNEFGHPEWIDFPREDNGWSYQYARRQWHLAEDTNLRYRYLQDFDSAMIHFARDTKLLEYPSELLLIDTWAKLLLYSKGPYLFAFNFHPTRDFNGFIPLPGNSGYQPVLNTESHHFGGWIDTEPAPIASKSDCPGMLTTLYIPKRSAVVYSSVC, from the coding sequence ATGAAAAAAAAGGCTCTTTTAAAAAATAAAAAGGGCCTTTCTGATTTTGCGGACGGTTACCTTTATTTTGGCTTTCACAAAAAGGCTGACGGATGGGTTTACCGTGAGTGGGCTCCGAACGCCCAATCTGTTTTTCTCATTGGTGATTTTAACGGATGGGATAGAACCGCTACCCCCTTGAAGCCTTTGGGCAGCGGCAATTGGGAAGTTTTTCTCCCTGGCGAAAAATCCCTAACACACGGCTCACGTGTTAAGGTGCATATTAAGACTGAGGGACGGTCCTTTGACCGCGTACCGCTTTATTGTAAACGTGTGGTTCAGGATAAGAATACCTTTGCATTTGACGGACAGGTTTGGAATCCTGCGCAGCCCTACAGATGGCGTGAAAAAACCTTTCATCCCGACCAGTCCGTACCTCCGCTCATCTACGAAGCTCACATCGGCATCGCCGGAGAAGCCCCAGAGGTTTCAACCTTCAATGAATTCACACAAAATATACTGCCGCACATTGCCGGACTTGGCTACAATGCCATCCAGCTCATGGCGATTATGGAGCACCCTTACTATGCTTCCTTTGGCTACCAGGTTTCTAATTTCTTTGCGGTTTCCTCCCGTTTTGGTACTCCTGAGGATTTAAAGGCGCTCATCGATACAGCACACCGTCTGGGCATCGCAGTCATCCTCGATTTGGTACACTCTCATGCCTCCCGCAATGTTCTGGACGGTATCGGAGAATTTGACGGAACAGACTATCAGTTTTTTCACGCTGGTTTGGAGGGTGATCACCCCGCTTGGGGTTCTAAGGTTTTTAATTATGATAAGCCCGAGGTTCTCCACTTTCTTTTATCCAATATAAAATTCTGGCTGGACGAATACCATTTTGACGGCTTCCGTTTTGATGGTGTTACCTCTATGCTATACCATAACCATGGGCTTGGCATAAACTTTGATTCATACGATCAGTATTTTTCACCCAACACGGACATGGCAGGCCTCACCTATCTCCAGATGGCTTCCAGCCTTGCAAAAGAAATAAAGCCTGATTGTTTTCTAATTGCTGAGGATATGAGTGGCTTTCCTGGGATGGCGCTTCCAGTCTCTTTGGGCGGTCTTGGCTTTGATTACCGGCTGGGCATGGGTCTTCCCGATTTCTGGATCCACACTTTAAGAGATGTAAACGATGAGGACTGGGACCTAAAAACTCTCTGGCATGAGCTTACACAGCGCCGGCCAGGCGAAAAAGTCATTGGTTATGCCGAATCCCATGATCAGGCGATTGTCGGCGATAAAACTATCATGTTCTGGCTGGCCGGTCAGGATATGTATAACGATATGAATGTCTTTAACCAAAACCCTGTCATTGAGCGCGCCATGGCTTTACATAAAATGATCCGGCTGATCACCTGTACCTGCGCCGGCGAAGGCTATATGAATTTTATGGGTAACGAGTTTGGTCATCCCGAATGGATCGATTTCCCCCGTGAGGATAACGGCTGGAGCTACCAGTACGCCCGCCGACAGTGGCATCTGGCAGAGGACACCAATCTTCGATACCGCTATCTTCAGGATTTCGACAGCGCCATGATCCATTTTGCAAGAGATACAAAGCTGCTTGAATATCCTTCAGAGCTTTTACTCATCGATACCTGGGCAAAACTGCTACTTTATTCAAAAGGCCCTTACCTCTTTGCCTTTAATTTTCATCCGACAAGAGACTTCAACGGATTTATCCCGCTTCCTGGCAACAGTGGTTATCAACCCGTTCTTAACACAGAGTCCCATCATTTTGGAGGATGGATAGACACAGAGCCTGCCCCAATTGCTTCAAAATCCGATTGCCCCGGTATGCTTACCACCCTGTATATTCCAAAGCGTTCAGCTGTGGTCTACTCCTCTGTGTGCTAA